From the Octopus sinensis unplaced genomic scaffold, ASM634580v1 Contig10850, whole genome shotgun sequence genome, the window CAAGTAGAGTTCAACAAATCGACTCTTTGGGGCCACTCCTATTCTTTACCGCAATCCACGAAACCGTAATATCATATAAAACGGATTTTAACCCTTAATATTTAGCCGAAGGTGCAATTGGAGGAACCTCTGAAACCATCCTGGGAATGCTGGAAACACTTGTGTTAAATTTCTGAGCTCTCGGCTCAAATCCAACTGTGGGAAGTGGGAAATTGTAGACATCAACACAGATGAATTTATCTTACAAAAACTGTTTTCAGAATGGGACAAACTGCTGCCTGAAAGGATTACCCCCTAAGGATGACTTGGTCTTTCCTGGATCCCCTATATTTGAGAATGGAGCCAAGGTTTCCAAATTCTCCCACCTTTTCGAAAAGATACGCTATGTCGACAGCCGCATTGGACTCTTTCTGCAGAGGAATTGCCTATCCATCCCAAAGCTAACCTATATGTTGAGAACGGCTAAGTGCTATAAAAATCAGCTTAATAGAAGATTGCACTGAATGCCTTAAGACTATCTGCTTTGATACAAAGGCATAGATACAAGCCACTCTACCAGTCTCCCTTGGAGGCATCGGTCTGATTACCCCAACTGATTCAGCCACGGGGAGTACTTCTTCTCAGCGCTCTTGTCCACAGAAGTGATTGACATTGTTTTCTTTAATTACAATGaacataaaatatcatttttcCAACTGAAAGAAACTGGTAATGCATATTCCATCGACTACAACCCGCAAATCTCAATGGAAATTTCTACCCTACGCCAAAACAAACCAAGATTTGAAGCTGTCATTCGTCGATATTGAGGATTAagaattaaaatcatttttaaaaacaaaaatatgtttaaaatcacTTTGATTTCTATCTTATTAATAACCTCAAAAACTGTACTTTATATATTCTTCGAtcgaaattaaaaaattttctgccTAAAGGTAATGAAAACTATTTTAAATTTGTATTGAACAATATTCTGAATCAGAATATGTGTTTTTGGAGTTAAAATCTCagagaaattaatagaaattaaattttgaggagaaaatatgataaaatgttgttaataatttgtTAAATTATACTATTCagtgcaataaaaatattttagataattttgaaaaagtttattAAACTCAATTGCCTGAAAACAAAAGTGGTCGAAAAAATAAATTAGGTCAGCCTATTGTTTTTCTCACCACGTCAGGCCATTAACAAACGCataacaaaagaatttttattttattgaccacgattcattctattggtttcttttgtgattatagcATATTActggtagaattaattaattatccaaaaccaaatatatttttatggtttttatatgtatataacctcAATAATCATTTTTTCTAAAGTAACTGTAATATTCATAGATTTTTCAGAGAGTTTTGTCAAATGTCATTTCAATAGCTTTAATGACAGGCTCTACTCGAGAATGTgataataaatgccaaaatatAACGTGAAGACAAGCCCTTGAGACGAAGAATGtgataataattttctaaaaatccAATAGCAGAGGAATTTTGAAGTGCAAAAATGCGCTAGCGTTTAACGCCGTTATTTAGGCAATTCATTAGAACAAATGGTCATTGTTTCGCAAACAAAGTTGAGAAGGTGAAGAATTACAGTGtttctattcatatataataaacaaaatggaacaaaataataaatcgacatacacaaaacaaaaattgaaCAATTCAGATCAAACCAATAATGGTCGACGTcctgaatatacaaacatatacacaaatcacGATTTCAACTCAAAAATACAGcaaaatcatttttatataaattcatcACGGGAGTTTGATGGAATTTCCAATAGAGAAAATTTGAATATGAAAAATTCTTCAGACACAAGATTTGAAGATGCAAGAATTAAAGGATGCAGCCCCAAAACTACtccagaaaaaattgaaaaaaatcgaATTAAGAGACCAATGAATTCTTTTATGGTTTGGTCAAGAGGACAGCGTAAGCAAATGTCCCAGGATAATCCCAAAATGCATAACTCTGAAATTTCAAAAAGGTTGGGATCTAAATGGAAAATGCTAACCGCAGAAGATAAAAAACCGTTTGTTGATGAGTCTAAGCGCCTAAGAACTCTTCATATAATGGAACATCCGGACTATAAGTATCGgccaagaaggaaaaataaaaataatgttaagaAAGACTGCCATTTGAATTTTGATACAGCTCAACAAGAAGTTTTACAACCTAGTTATCAAATTCCTATTAACTTCGGAGATGGATACTATGCAGATCCTAGCTATTTTATGAAAactaataacaatgaaaattataATCCGAATCAGTTCAATTATTCACCATACACCAATTTTAGTAACGGCTTTCAAACTAATCAATTCACACCAAATGTCAACTCTATACTACAATATCAGCAAATACCAATGCAGAATTTGATTCATACATTAAACGGATCTGTAAATTCGGGAGTCAGACCGCAAATACCAG encodes:
- the LOC115228651 gene encoding transcription factor sox-2-like; translation: MKNSSDTRFEDARIKGCSPKTTPEKIEKNRIKRPMNSFMVWSRGQRKQMSQDNPKMHNSEISKRLGSKWKMLTAEDKKPFVDESKRLRTLHIMEHPDYKYRPRRKNKNNVKKDCHLNFDTAQQEVLQPSYQIPINFGDGYYADPSYFMKTNNNENYNPNQFNYSPYTNFSNGFQTNQFTPNVNSILQYQQIPMQNLIHTLNGSVNSGVRPQIPASYDYYNGNISNSTGSGEQNHQLPTYRFRNNLNFVEKTVFK